The following proteins are co-located in the Vigna unguiculata cultivar IT97K-499-35 chromosome 9, ASM411807v1, whole genome shotgun sequence genome:
- the LOC114163658 gene encoding uncharacterized protein LOC114163658 has product MLLTHALPLLNSIFDLVTVTFISGLIILSVLSISFIFHLRLKSKSLTHLQNFNSLWTVRFLLVFFIFLWSITELFRLPFFRRKYIYTFLPSFTISQQANLCKVHIVLSLGFFEPAFLVTLLFLLNASIKRKTPNDAWAITFVLLICLPIATLHALLIFFSPLENRVPVETSMIFNDGYGFDTVLCTYPFLTSVAFAAFGITYCTWFLFSCWRVLSLVINKGLRVRIYILASIMLVALPLQIVALGFSVLWSPHQEVYGIISLVAFLGAFSCATTGEGILVIKPISDALDAGGDCCIWSPQQLPQLQGSVVLRLEGPPMS; this is encoded by the coding sequence ATGTTGCTCACGCATGCACTGCCACTTCTCAACTCAATTTTCGACCTTGTGACCGTAACATTCATCTCTGGCCTTATAATCCTCTCGGTGTTATCCATAAGCTTCATCTTCCACCTCCGTTTAAAATCAAAATCCCTCACGCATTTACAGAACTTCAACTCCCTTTGGACCGTGCGCTTCCTCCTTGTCTTCTTCATATTCTTGTGGTCCATCACTGAACTTTTCCGCTTACCTTTTTTCCGCCGAAAATACATCTACACTTTTCTACCTTCTTTTACCATATCCCAACAAGCCAACCTCTGCAAAGTCCACATCGTACTTTCCCTAGGATTTTTCGAACCCGCCTTCCTCGTCACCCTCTTGTTCCTCCTCAATGCCTCTATAAAAAGGAAAACCCCAAACGATGCTTGGGCCATCACCTTCGTGCTCCTCATCTGTCTCCCCATTGCCACGCTCCACGCCTTGCTCATTTTCTTCTCGCCTTTGGAGAACCGTGTCCCTGTGGAAACCTCCATGATTTTCAATGACGGATACGGCTTCGACACTGTGCTTTGCACCTATCCCTTCCTTACCAGTGTGGCCTTCGCAGCTTTTGGTATAACCTATTGCACGTGGTTCTTGTTCTCGTGTTGGAGGGTTTTGTCTCTTGTCATCAACAAAGGCCTTAGGGTGAGGATTTACATATTGGCATCGATAATGCTAGTGGCTCTTCCGTTGCAGATCGTGGCGTTGGGGTTCAGCGTGTTGTGGAGCCCCCACCAGGAAGTCTATGGCATCATTTCCCTTGTGGCCTTTCTCGGCGCCTTTTCTTGCGCCACCACCGGTGAGGGCATTCTTGTCATTAAGCCTATTTCCGATGCCTTGGACGCCGGAGGAGATTGTTGCATTTGGAGCCCACAACAACTGCCACAACTCCAGGGAAGTGTCGTTCTTCGTTTAGAGGGACCACCCATGTCATGA